The genomic region GTGATCGAGGAGCCGGCGGCACGCGCGGGGCTGAAGCTCGAGTCCGGCCTGGTCGAGCTCATGCTCCGGGATGCCGCTGACTCCCCCGGCGTCCTGCCGCATCTGTCGCACGCGCTCGCCGAGACCTGGGTGCGGCGCGAGGGTCCCGTGCTCACCGTCGCGGGCTACGAGGCCACCGGCGGCATCGGCGGCGCCATCGCGCAGTCGGCCGACCGCCTCTTCACGGCGCTCGACGCCGATGATCAGGAACTGTGCCGCTCGACGCTGCTCCGCCTGGTCGCCCTCGCCCCCGACGGACTGCCGGTCAGGCGCCGCATAACCGCAGCCCCGTTGCGGGAGGACGCCTCCCGCGCGCGGCTGTTCGATCAGCTCACGCAGGCGCGCCTGGTCAGCGTCGAGGGCGACTCGGTCGCGCTCGCCCATGAATCCCTCACGCGCGCGTGGCCGCGCTTCCGCGGCTGGGTGCGCGAGGGCGCGGAGGACCTCACCGTCCTCGGGAACATCCAGTCGGGGGCCGAGACGTGGGACGCCGACGGTCGCGCCGTCGAGGACCTCGCGCGAGGCGCGCGCCTGCAGGCGATGGTCGAGCTGCGTGAGCGGATCGATCCGAACCTGACCTCCATCGAGGGCGAGTTCGTCGACGCGTCCGCCGCTCACGAGCAGGATGAGAAGCGCGCGCTCGAGGAGTCTGCCGCCGCCGAGCGACGTCAGAATCGCCGACTGCGATGGGCGGTTGCGGGTATCGCGGCGATGCTGGTCGTGGCACTCACCGCCGGCACTCTCGCACTGCGGAGTGCGTCGAGCGAGGCTCAGGCCGCCGAGAGCGCGCGCATCGACGCGCTCGCAAGCGCCTCCGCGGCGTTGCGAGGAGAGAACCGCACGCTCGCCGCACTGCTCGCTGCGGAGGCGTATCGGCGATGGCCCGACGATGCCCGTGCGCGTGGCATGCTCCTCAGCCTGCTGGGGTCCGCTGCGGGCACGACCGAGCGCATGTACTGGCCGGGGGCCGGCGTTCGGATCGGCGCCGCCGCACTCCCCGGCACCGAGACGGCGCTCGTCGTCATGGGCGAGCATCCGCAGATCCGCGACTTGAGCACAGGCGCTCTCATCCGCGAGTTCGAGGAGGAGATCCCCGCCGGAGACAGTCAGCGGCGCCCCCACGTACAGCTCAGTGATGACGGCTCCATCGCGACCATCGTCACAGACCGTGAGTTCCCCGGCGACGGCGACAACTGGGGATCGGTACTCACAGTGATGGACGTCGCCGACGGCACCATGATCGGTGAGCCGATCGTGATCGAGCAGTCGATCTTCGGCTACGCACTCAGCCCGTCGGGACGATACGTCGCCGCTGTGTCGGACACCACCGGAGACCTGATCGTCGTCGACACCCCCGATGGCAGCGTCCGGACGGTAGCCGGCTTCGCCGGCGAACCCCCGTTCGCCTACCGCCAGCTGGGCACCGTCGCCTTCCACCCCGATGACACCATGCTTGTCGGCAGCTATCACGGTGAGCACACGACGGTCGATCCGGTGACGCTGGACGTCCGAAGCCGCGTGCCGGTGCCTGAGGACCGGGCGAACACCACCATGCGCGTGCTCGACGACGGTCGCGTCTTCTCCGCCGGCCACAGCGGATTCATGCTCGTTTCGCGCGATGGCACCATCCTGTGGGATCAGGAGGCGGACCTCGGCCGTCCCTGCAGCTTCATGACGGTCGCGCTCGAGCGCGACCTCCTCTATTGCGGTGGCAGGGACAACGTCATCGAGGAGCGATCCCTGGCTACGGGCGAGAGCACCGGTCGTAGCGTGAATACCGAGGTCGAGGCCACCGGCGAGCTCTACCTTGTGGGAGCAGACACGGTACTCAACATCGGCGTCGGCTCGAGTGTCGGTCGCTGGCACCTCGGCGCCATTCCGAACATCACCCAGCTGATCGCCGAAGATACGGCGATCCTGGAGGGGTTCGACCCCAGCGGGCGGTATCTGCTGATGGGGCCGCAGTCCTACGACTTCCTCAACGAACCCGCCGAGTACTCCGTCTGGGATGCCGAGACCGGTCGAATCGCCCTGAACATCTCGACGCTCCTTCCGTATTGGGTCGGCAACGGTCTCATCCGCACGTTCGATCCCGGGGGCAAGAACCGCTACATCGACGTCGAGACCGGAGACGAATGGGCGGCTCCTGTTCAGGACTTCGAGAAGTATCCCGATGACCCCTGGGTCTGGTCAGAACCCCGCCCGAGCCGCGATGGCACGATCATCTACGAGATGGACTGCTGCACCGGAGCGATCGAGGCGCTCGACGCGCGCACCGGAGAGAAGCTGGGCATCCAGTTCGCCCTCAACGATGCGGGCAGATCCGCGAAGACCACGGCCGACGGTAGCAAGCTGATCGCGACCGCGCTCGATTTCAACTCGGGCAACTGGCAGATAGCGGTCTTCGACGCAAAGACGGGCGAGAAGCTCGCGGAGGCGAACGGGGCTGACTACGAAGCTCTTGCGGTCACGGCGGATGACCGCATCATCACCGGCTCGGAGCAATCGCTGCTGATCTCCTCTCTCGAGCTCGCACCGATCAGCGTGCTCCCTGCACCTATCGGAAGCGCCACGGCCCTCGACCTGAGCGACGACGACGCCCTCCTCCTTCTCACCACCTCCGAACCCCGGGTGGCCTTGTACGATCTCGATGCGGGCCACATGATGGGCGATGCTCTCACGGCGGACCCCGGCATGACCCCCCGGGTGGCGGCGCTCCACCCGTCGGGTGATTTCATGCTCGTCAACTCCTCCGCCGGCGTCACCCGCTGGAATCTCGATCCGGGGCCCTGGTACGAGCAGGCGTGCCGCGTCGCGGGGCGCAACCTCACGGAGGTCGAATGGGACACCTACCTGTCCGAGGTCGGCACGTGGCGTGAGACGTGCGAGTTCGCGACGGAGTGACGACCCGCTCGGTGCGCAGATCGGCCCATTCCACAGCGCACGTTCCTTCCGCCGGATACTGCAACGCGCACATCACCGCAGGGAGAACCGTGCGCCGGAGAAGCCGGGCCCCGGCGGATCGACGACCGCGGGAACGACGGTCGCCGGAACCACCGGCGCGCCGTCCTGCGGGATGGCCGCGAAGCCGAGGATGCTGCCCATCAGGGCGATGGCGACCGTGGGCAGCACGAAGCGCGGCGACCGCAGCTGCCTGCCCGTCGGGACCCATGCCGGGCGCCGCGCCTTCGTCGCCTGAGGGGTGCGCCGCTCGAGCCGCTCGGCGATGCTCCGACGACGCTCGTTCTCGCTGGTCAGATCCGCCGCGCGGTGCTGCGACAGTCCGTCTCCCACCGATGTGGTGTAGTCCATGATTCGCTCCTGTTTCACCTGCCGTCGACTGCGGATCAGTGCGACGTCCTGCGCTCCACGCTCCCGCCCGGAGGTATCCGGCCGGTCCTGAGCGGTATGCGTCGGGTAT from Microbacter sp. GSS18 harbors:
- a CDS encoding BTAD domain-containing putative transcriptional regulator: MAIDVLGPVNVGAVSLHPRERSVLAALVVRDGNPIAAEDLAEAIWADAERPATWNKQIQQAVALLRKALGADRIVTTPAGYHLDVDPDEIDAKRFEDLVVLAREHHVEGEPGRAVDGYRRALALWRGTPFDELSSWPEAAAAASDLAQLRIEAAEGLLRARLDVGDAVGVVPEAERLVRDEPLRESRWALLALALYRAGRQADALAVLRSARERLADELGVDASKEITDLETAILQHDDALDDTLSVTQTRVDCPYRGLGTYEESDAGDFFGRDDEIAAAARRLDDAGFLVVTGASGSGKSSLVRAGLVPSLRRRGRRILVVGPGPALVETLRDAMGPRMRTDVVVVDQFEEVLESGDAIGGEVARLLADFVDEGGKAIITVRSDFLDRTAADPSLGPLVSESVVVVSPMSEDDLRRVIEEPAARAGLKLESGLVELMLRDAADSPGVLPHLSHALAETWVRREGPVLTVAGYEATGGIGGAIAQSADRLFTALDADDQELCRSTLLRLVALAPDGLPVRRRITAAPLREDASRARLFDQLTQARLVSVEGDSVALAHESLTRAWPRFRGWVREGAEDLTVLGNIQSGAETWDADGRAVEDLARGARLQAMVELRERIDPNLTSIEGEFVDASAAHEQDEKRALEESAAAERRQNRRLRWAVAGIAAMLVVALTAGTLALRSASSEAQAAESARIDALASASAALRGENRTLAALLAAEAYRRWPDDARARGMLLSLLGSAAGTTERMYWPGAGVRIGAAALPGTETALVVMGEHPQIRDLSTGALIREFEEEIPAGDSQRRPHVQLSDDGSIATIVTDREFPGDGDNWGSVLTVMDVADGTMIGEPIVIEQSIFGYALSPSGRYVAAVSDTTGDLIVVDTPDGSVRTVAGFAGEPPFAYRQLGTVAFHPDDTMLVGSYHGEHTTVDPVTLDVRSRVPVPEDRANTTMRVLDDGRVFSAGHSGFMLVSRDGTILWDQEADLGRPCSFMTVALERDLLYCGGRDNVIEERSLATGESTGRSVNTEVEATGELYLVGADTVLNIGVGSSVGRWHLGAIPNITQLIAEDTAILEGFDPSGRYLLMGPQSYDFLNEPAEYSVWDAETGRIALNISTLLPYWVGNGLIRTFDPGGKNRYIDVETGDEWAAPVQDFEKYPDDPWVWSEPRPSRDGTIIYEMDCCTGAIEALDARTGEKLGIQFALNDAGRSAKTTADGSKLIATALDFNSGNWQIAVFDAKTGEKLAEANGADYEALAVTADDRIITGSEQSLLISSLELAPISVLPAPIGSATALDLSDDDALLLLTTSEPRVALYDLDAGHMMGDALTADPGMTPRVAALHPSGDFMLVNSSAGVTRWNLDPGPWYEQACRVAGRNLTEVEWDTYLSEVGTWRETCEFATE